A genome region from Setaria italica strain Yugu1 chromosome III, Setaria_italica_v2.0, whole genome shotgun sequence includes the following:
- the LOC101758227 gene encoding protein trichome birefringence-like 28 has translation MRIPRRKGGAGPLAVGVPSRRAQVAAVFALAALLGVSVLYDSAHIAASLRRHGGGPRAYAKLSSDDAAAVSSAAREEAAAAAVEAASARAPPAKGAESAPVEGTDRPEPPPHQQQVEKAEVEAVAKPGATAGSSLQDAPLIEEVVQSGGAAQGGGSAQEERQEGTCDLYKGHWVYDETRAPIYKESGCSFLTEQVTCTRNGRRDDDYQKWRWQPDGCDLPRFDAKLLLEKLRNKRLMFVGDSLNRNQWESMVCLVQAEAPWDKKSLVKNGSLNVFHLQEYNATVEFYWAPFLVESNSDDPDIHSISDRMIKPTSIAKHAANWEGVDYLIFNTYIWWMNTPQMKTVHGGSFSRKHVKYDEVERVVAYRKVLKTWSRWVETHIDPKRTTVLFMSVSPVHMQSEGWGSPNAVKCFSETQPAINYTKKLEVGTDWDLFATAQRVTRSMKKVPVHFINITALSEIRKDAHTSVHTLRQGKLLTAEQKANPRKFADCIHWCLPGVPDTWNEFVYGHIMSSPPQLQMPEDQPHR, from the exons ATGCGGATCCCGCGGCGGaagggcggggcggggccgctCGCGGTCGGGGTGCCCAGCAGGCGGGCGCAGGTGGCCGCGGTCTTcgcgctcgccgcgctgctGGGGGTATCCGTGCTCTACGACAGCGCGCACATCGCCGCCTCGCTGcggaggcacggcggcggcccgaGGGCGTACGCCAAGCTCTCCtccgacgacgccgccgccgtctccagcGCCGCGAGG gaggaggcggcggcggcggccgtggaggcggcaagcgcgcgcgcgccgcccgcgaAGGGAGCGGAGTCGGCGCCGGTGGAGGGCACGGATCGGCCCGAACCGCCCCCGCACCAGCAGCAGGTGGAGAAGGCGGAGGTTGAGGCGGTGGCTAAGCCCGGAGCGACGGCGGGGAGCTCGCTGCAGGACGCGCCGCTGATCGAGGAGGTGGTGCAATCAGGCGGAGCGGCCCAGGGCGGCGGCTCCGCGCAGGAGGAGCGGCAGGAAGGGACGTGCGACCTGTACAAGGGCCACTGGGTGTACGACGAGACCCGCGCGCCGATTTACAAGGAGTCCGGCTGCAGCTTCCTCACGGAGCAGGTCACCTGCACGCGCAACGGCCGCCGCGACGACGACTACCAGAAGTGGCGCTGGCAGCCCGACGGCTGCGACCTCCCCAG ATTTGATGCTAAGTTGCTTCTGGAGAAGCTAAGGAACAAAAGATTGATGTTTGTGGGGGATTCTCTGAATCGGAACCAGTGGGAGTCCATGGTGTGCCTGGTCCAGGCAGAGGCTCCATGGGACAAAAAGTCACTTGTTAAGAATGGTTCTCTGAATGTGTTCCATCTTCAG GAATACAATGCAACAGTTGAGTTCTACTGGGCTCCTTTCCTAGTTGAGTCAAACTCAGATGATCCAGACATTCATAGCATCAGTGACCGCATGATCAAGCCAACATCAATCGCGAAGCATGCAGCAAACTGGGAAGGGGTGGACTACTTGATCTTCAACACTTACATTTGGTGGATGAACACACCACAGATGAAAACAGT GCATGGTGGATCTTTTTCAAGGAAGCATGTTAAGTATGATGAAGTAGAACGTGTCGTTGCATACCGAAAGGTCCTCAAGACATGGTCTAGATGGGTAGAAACGCACATAGATCCTAAGAGAACAACAGTCTTATTCATGAGCGTGTCACCTGTACATATGCA GAGTGAAGGTTGGGGCAGCCCTAATGCCGTAAAATGCTTCTCTGAGACACAGCCAGCAATCAATTACACGAAAAAACTGGAGGTGGGCACGGACTGGGATCTCTTTGCGACCGCACAGCGCGTGACGAGGTCGATGAAGAAAGTGCCGGTGCACTTCATCAACATAACTGCGCTGTCGGAGATCCGCAAGGACGCGCACACCTCTGTACACACGCTGCGTCAGGGGAAGCTGCTTACGGCGGAGCAGAAGGCGAACCCGAGGAAGTTCGCGGACTGCATCCACTGGTGCCTCCCTGGCGTGCCAGACACATGGAACGAGTTTGTGTATGGGCACATCATGTCGAGCCCACCGCAGCTCCAGATGCCCGAGGATCAACCTCACA